A single region of the Undibacterium piscinae genome encodes:
- the rlmN gene encoding 23S rRNA (adenine(2503)-C(2))-methyltransferase RlmN — protein MTALTNLLDLDPAQLIAYCNELGEKPFRAKQLQRWIHQFGASNFEDMTDLAKSLREKLAGRAYVAAPAIISDHTSSDGTRKWLVDVGQGNAVETVFIPEERRGTLCISTQAGCAVNCRFCSTGKQGFNRNLSVGEIIGQLWMAEFELRKSKGVEPGPKGERQITNVVMMGMGEPLLNFEPTVTALRLMLDDNAYGLSRRRVTLSTSGVVPMIDKLSQECPVALAVSLHASNDALRDSLIPLNKKHPLSELMAACKRYLEFAPRDFVTFEYCMLDGVNDTDQHARELVQLVKNVPCKFNLIPFNPFPESGLKRSANPRIKAFAQVLMDAGIVTTIRKTRGDDIDAACGQLAGEVQDRTKVQERMQKMEEYKKKFGANFGKIVEISQ, from the coding sequence ATGACGGCTCTCACCAATTTGTTGGATCTGGATCCTGCGCAACTGATTGCTTATTGCAATGAGTTGGGTGAGAAGCCGTTTCGTGCAAAGCAATTACAACGCTGGATACATCAATTCGGTGCAAGTAATTTTGAAGATATGACCGATCTCGCAAAATCTTTGCGTGAGAAGTTAGCTGGTCGCGCTTATGTTGCTGCGCCGGCGATTATTAGTGATCACACCTCTAGCGATGGTACGCGCAAGTGGCTGGTTGATGTTGGTCAGGGGAATGCGGTTGAGACTGTATTTATCCCGGAAGAGCGGCGCGGCACATTGTGTATTTCCACTCAGGCTGGTTGTGCAGTTAATTGCCGTTTTTGCTCCACTGGTAAGCAGGGATTTAACCGGAATTTAAGTGTTGGTGAAATTATCGGTCAATTGTGGATGGCCGAATTCGAGTTGCGTAAGAGTAAGGGTGTTGAGCCTGGTCCTAAGGGTGAGCGTCAGATTACGAATGTGGTCATGATGGGCATGGGTGAGCCTTTATTGAATTTTGAGCCTACTGTGACGGCCTTGCGTCTGATGCTTGATGATAATGCCTATGGCTTGTCGCGTCGGCGCGTGACTTTGTCGACTAGCGGTGTAGTGCCGATGATTGATAAGTTGTCGCAAGAGTGTCCGGTTGCGTTGGCGGTATCATTGCACGCATCGAATGATGCTTTGCGTGATAGTCTGATTCCGTTAAATAAAAAGCACCCTTTGAGTGAGTTGATGGCGGCCTGTAAGCGCTATCTGGAATTTGCTCCGCGTGATTTTGTAACATTCGAATATTGCATGCTTGATGGCGTCAATGATACGGATCAGCACGCTAGAGAGTTGGTGCAGTTGGTGAAGAATGTGCCGTGTAAATTTAATTTAATTCCGTTTAATCCGTTTCCGGAATCTGGTTTAAAGCGTTCCGCGAATCCTCGCATTAAGGCATTTGCCCAGGTGCTGATGGATGCTGGAATCGTGACTACGATTCGTAAGACTCGCGGTGATGATATTGATGCTGCATGCGGGCAACTTGCGGGGGAGGTCCAGGATAGAACCAAGGTTCAGGAGCGCATGCAGAAAATGGAAGAATATAAGAAGAAGTTTGGTGCAAATTTTGGAAAAATAGTGGAGATTTCTCAGTGA
- the ndk gene encoding nucleoside-diphosphate kinase, whose protein sequence is MAIERTLSIIKPDAVAKNVIGQIYSRFEGAGLKVIAARMMHLSRAEAEGFYAVHAARPFFKDLVEFMISGPVMVQALEGENAILTHRDLMGATDPKKAEKGTIRADFADSIDANAVHGSDAAETAAVEIAYFFPALNVYSR, encoded by the coding sequence ATGGCTATCGAACGCACATTGTCTATCATCAAGCCTGACGCAGTTGCAAAAAACGTTATTGGTCAAATTTACAGCCGTTTTGAAGGTGCTGGTCTGAAGGTTATCGCTGCACGCATGATGCATTTGTCCCGCGCTGAAGCTGAAGGCTTCTACGCAGTTCACGCTGCACGTCCTTTCTTCAAGGATTTGGTTGAGTTCATGATTTCCGGTCCGGTTATGGTTCAAGCTTTGGAAGGCGAAAACGCCATTCTGACGCATCGTGATCTGATGGGTGCTACTGATCCAAAGAAAGCGGAAAAAGGTACTATTCGTGCTGATTTCGCAGATTCTATTGATGCAAATGCAGTGCACGGTTCTGACGCTGCTGAAACAGCTGCAGTTGAAATCGCCTACTTCTTCCCAGCTTTGAACGTGTACTCACGTTAA
- a CDS encoding SCP2 sterol-binding domain-containing protein, which yields MDLQACTEAIRTKVGVQSNLNATLKFDCGSDGVVYVDALATPNTVSNENLEAGCTVNMLLEDLSAMLTGELNPVNGFMAGKLKVSGDMSVAMRLQNVV from the coding sequence ATGGATTTGCAAGCATGTACAGAGGCAATTCGCACTAAAGTTGGGGTTCAAAGTAATCTCAATGCAACTTTGAAATTTGATTGTGGTAGCGATGGCGTCGTGTATGTAGACGCTCTCGCCACACCTAATACTGTAAGCAATGAAAATTTGGAGGCTGGCTGTACAGTCAATATGTTATTAGAGGACTTAAGTGCAATGCTTACTGGTGAGCTAAATCCAGTCAATGGATTCATGGCGGGAAAACTCAAAGTGTCTGGTGATATGAGCGTTGCAATGCGCTTGCAGAATGTTGTTTAG